A region of Tigriopus californicus strain San Diego chromosome 7, Tcal_SD_v2.1, whole genome shotgun sequence DNA encodes the following proteins:
- the LOC131883728 gene encoding innexin inx2-like has protein sequence MSRLLPGVGRPGGPISSVSGVRARSISYKGLGRGKAKRPSGQGFTAKTGTGQSSGSSFDILVASLYVANMTDVLEAASGAAKMFLEINKISIDNTTFKLFYRGTTTMLVLASVFASAKQMFGDPISCEIHLGRGIKDDVLNSYCWMYSTFNLPPSFRGSCARTVRNNRTRLYNTYYQWVPMFFGFCALLACVPRLIWLMCEGGLMSFLTKGTGSKLVEHSREKQEILLDAFTKHLKNRYNCYALTFFICETLNLVVLCMIFYLTDEFLQNQFALYGPTVLSYYYLIPAEEKDLAWASNPMCEAFPRVAACDFIRYGTGGLRENQNAICVLNLNMINDKLFLVIWFWYAFLLGCIVKRFMSRLIQIVWPRFRFYKLHMRIHRYIDSKTKVRHLEAYIRQAGIGDWFVLYQMSYNMNRRFYTNFLMTLIQRECPCPPEIKICEIEDNEKANAMYNTEESEECDQAESGIDRLTPLPPIQSIKDFKAKYNRKFSAVSAQSECIDLSCPADSDYDD, from the exons ATGTCGAGGTTATTGCCTGGTGTTGGTCGTCCAGGGGGACCAATATCATCCGTGTCGGGGGTTCGAGCTCGGAGCATTAGCTACAAAGGCCTAGGCCGTGGAAAGGCCAAACGACCTTCGGGACAAGGATTCACGGCCAAGACTGGGACCGGTCAATCATCGGGCTCTTCGTTTGACATTTTGGTTGCGTCCTTGTATGTGGCTAACATGACAGATGTCTTGGAAGCGGCCTCCGGGGCCGCCAAGATGTTCTTGGAAATCAACAAGATCAGCATCGATAACACCACGTTCAAGTTGTTTTACCGTGGAACCACAACGATGTTGGTGCTGGCTTCAGTGTTTGCCAGTGCCAAGCAGATGTTTGGTGATCCCATCAGCTGTGAAATA CATCTTGGTCGAGGCATCAAGGATGATGTGCTCAACTCGTATTGTTGGATGTACTCCACATTCAACTTGCCTCCGTCATTTCGAGGCTCGTGTGCCAGAACAGTCCGAAACAATCGAACCCGTTTATACAACACTTACTATCAG tgGGTCCCCATGTTCTTTGGGTTTTGTGCCTTACTGGCGTGTGTTCCGCGCCTGATTTGGCTGATGTGCGAGGGCGGTTTAATGAGTTTCCTCACCAAAGGGACCGGATCCAAATTGGTGGAACACTCCCGAGAGAAACAAGAAATCCTTCTGGATGCCTTCACCAAGCATCTCAAGAATCGTTATAACTGCTATGCGCTCACCTTCTTCATATGCGAAACGCTCAATCTGGTTGTGCTCTGTATGATATTCTACCTCACCGACGAATTCCTTCAGAATCAG TTTGCTCTCTACGGGCCTACCGTGCTCAGCTATTACTATCTGATCCCTGCTGAGGAGAAAGACCTGGCGTGGGCCTCTAATCCCATGTGTGAGGCCTTTCCACGTGTGGCTGCCTGTGACTTCATTCGTTATGGCACCGGGGGACTTCGCGAGAACCAAAACGCGATCTGTGTCCTTAATCTGAACATGATTAACGACAAG TTGTTTCtagtgatttggttttggtacGCTTTCCTACTGGGTTGCATTGTCAAACGGTTCATGTCTCGTCTAATTCAGATCGTGTGGCCACGGTTCAGATTCTATAAACTTCATATGAG AATTCACCGTTACATAGATTCCAAGACCAAAGTTAGGCATCTGGAGGCCTACATTCGCCAAGCTGGAATTGGCGATTGGTTCGTTTTGTATCAAATGAGTTATAACATGAACAGAAG attttATACAAATTTCTTGATGACTTTAATTCAACGTGAATGCCCATGTCCGCCCGAAATCAAGATTTGTGAAATAGAAGACAATGAAAAGGCCAATGCGATGTACAACACGGAGGAATCAGAAGAATGTGATCAAGCTGAGAGTGGCATAGACAGATTGACTCCATTACCACCCATCCAATCGATTAAAGATTTCAAAGCCAAGTACAATCGGAAATTCTCGGCAGTTTCGGCGCAATCGGAGTGTATCGATTTAAGTTGTCCGGCCGATTCAGATTACGACGATTGA
- the LOC131883725 gene encoding uncharacterized transmembrane protein DDB_G0289901-like has product MRIFLALTVATALLATGSDATFGGKKGGRGGGGKGKGKGNSGGGGYGAPSSGYGVPQGRPLGGGGGGSGYGAPQTQSGYGAPQTQSGYGAPQTQSGYGAPQTQSGYGAPQTQSGYGAPSKPSYNAPKPSYNGGGGRGKGKGKGKGKGGGGFDLSGIIRKKVNFKRGIIDAIVGFKRQKLEFLKSIKGGFGGGSGGGGSGYGAPSRPSYGAPNGGRGKGKGKGKGRGHGRGRGKGKGKGNGGGRGRGKGKGKGRGKGKGKGRGKGNNSGYGAPSTGYGVPQGRPIGGGGTGSSYGAPSSGYGAPQGRPIGGGGSGSSYGAPSSGYGAPQGRPIGGNSGYGAPATGTGYNAPSGGGGGGGGSGYRAPSGGGGGGSGYQAPNNGGGTGYTPPSSGQNHGGSGGQSHQGNSGGGGQSYGGGQGNNGGRGQGHGAGQGGSVGGGQSYGGGQGNSGGGGQSYGGGSGQTGGFSSGGQSSYGGGSSGGQSSYGGGSSGGQSSYGGGSSNGQSNYGGGSSQSFRGSNGGQSSYGGGSVQSFGGSTSGQSTYGGGQTSSGQSNYGSSGSSLAVPVSSSYGTSSGSSGFQQPTLSGGFQASTGGVQSASNGYSSGSSGNSGGFQASSGYSSGSSSGNSNSFQASSGYSSVSNSGNLGGSQASSGYSAASNTGTSGGFQASSGYSAGSNSGNAGSFQAASGYTSPSSSTNNGGFQASSSYSAGSGSGSNSVGAQSSTGYSSGSNSGASISSFARAPAATSFSNSGGASNSYSSGSSPGGNFNSAGGSSSFNSGSQSIASAPASSSYGAATSTNFQPSPTASNTISNNVGNTVIQQVAAPALQQSSGAANSYSAGSQATRNAVQNSNSYSAGSQGTTNAVKNANSYSAGSQGTTNAVQNSNSYSAGSQGSTNAVQNTNSISTGSQGASNAVQNSNSYSAGSQGTTNAVQNTNSYSAGSQGTASASTGSTANSNAGNTNAINSSAGSSVQANNSGSTASVNAEPAQSAPDGYGFPIGDVISDSGSTSAAGSSTAAQTGQPSSSQGSGSTVLISANPGSTGSGESESATASAPSYSG; this is encoded by the exons ATGAGGATCTTCCTCGCATTGACGGTGGCCACCGCGTTGTTGGCCACCGGCTCAGATGCCACTTTTGGCGGGAAGAAAGGCGGACGAGGAGGCGGGGGCAAgggcaaaggcaaaggcaacTCTGGAGGTGGCGGATATGGAGCTCCATCCAGTGGCTATGGAGTGCCGCAAGGTCGACCCCTAGGGGGTGGTGGGGGTGGCTCTGGTTATGGAGCCCCTCAAACTCAAAGTGGATATGGTGCTCCTCAGACCCAAAGTGGATATGGAGCACCTCAGACCCAAAGTGGATATGGAGCACCTCAGACCCAAAGTGGATATGGAGCACCTCAGACCCAAAGTGGATATGGAGCACCTTCAAAGCCCTCTTACAATGCACCAAAACCTTCGTATAATGGAGGCGGAGGACGCGGGAAAGGAAAAGGCAAGGGAAAGGGCAAGGGCGGAGGTGGCTTTGACTTAAGTGGCATTATTAGAAAGAAAGTCAACTTCAAGCGGGGCATCATTGACGCCATCGTTGGGttcaaaagacaaaaactCGAATTTCTGAAAAGTATTAAAGGAGGATTTGGCGGAGGAagcggtggtggtggcagcGGCTACGGTGCACCCAGCAGACCTTCTTATGGTGCCCCAAATGGTGGTAGAGGGAAGGGTAAAGGCAAGGGTAAAGGGCGAGGTCACGGTCGTGGACGAGGCAAAGGGAAGGGCAAAGGAAATGGCGGTGGGCGTGGACgtggaaaaggaaaaggaaaaggacgaggaaaaggcaaaggcaaaggaCGTGGAAAGGGAAACAATAGCGGATACGGAGCTCCCTCTACTGGATATGGCGTGCCACAGGGTCGCCCAATTGGAGGAGGTGGAACTGGTTCAAGCTATGGTGCTCCCTCAAGTGGTTATGGCGCTCCTCAAGGTCGACCAATTGGAGGAGGTGGTTCTGGTTCCAGCTATGGTGCTCCCTCAAGTGGTTATGGCGCCCCTCAAGGTCGACCAATTGGAGGAAACTCAGGATATGGCGCACCAGCCACTGGAACTGGATATAATGCCCCATCCGGTGgaggcggtggtggtggtggcagtgGATATAGGGCACCATCTGGTGGTGGAGGCGGAGGCAGCGGCTATCAAGCTCCTAATAACGGCGGTGGAACTGGATACACTCCTCCAAGTTCTGGTCAAAACCATGGTGGAAGCGGAGGACAAAGCCATCAAGGCAATTCTGGAGGCGGAGGACAAAGCTACGGAGGTGGTCAAGGAAACAATGGAGGAAGAGGACAAGGCCATGGCGCTGGTCAAGGGGGCTCGGTGGGCGGAGGACAAAGCTACGGAGGTGGTCAAGGAAACAGTGGAGGGGGAGGACAAAGCTATGGTGGAGGATCTGGACAAACAGGCGGTTTTTCAAGTGGAGGTCAATCCAGTTATGGTGGAGGATCAAGTGGGGGTCAATCTAGTTATGGTGGAGGATCAAGTGGTGGTCAATCAAGTTATGGAGGAGGTTCCAGCAATGGCCAATCTAATTACGGAGGTGGGTCAAGCCAGTCATTCAGAGGATCTAATGGCGGACAGTCAAGTTATGGAGGAGGATCGGTGCAATCATTTGGCGGATCAACCAGTGGTCAGTCCACATATGGAGGAGGCCAAACTTCGTCTGGGCAATCCAATTATGGAAGCTCTGGTAGTTCACTCGCCGTCCCTGTGTCCTCAAGCTATGGAACATCGTCTGGGTCATCTGGCTTTCAGCAACCCACTTTAAGTGGCGGCTTCCAAGCATCAACTGGTGGAGTGCAATCTGCTTCAAATGGATATTCTTCTGGTTCTTCTGGCAACTCAG GTGGCTTCCAAGCCTCATCAGGATATTCCTCAGGCTCAAGCTCCGGTAACAGCAATAGTTTCCAAGCCTCCTCTGGGTATTCCTCAGTCTCAAATTCAGGAAACTTGGGTGGTTCTCAAGCCTCCTCTGGGTATTCTGCAGCATCGAACACAGGAACCTCGGGTGGGTTCCAAGCGTCCTCAGGTTATTCGGCGGGCTCAAACTCTGGTAACGCTGGTAGTTTTCAAGCTGCTTCAGGCTACACATCACCCTCAAGCTCCACTAACAATGGAGGATTTCAAGCCTCATCCAGCTACTCTGCAGGTTCAGGGTCCGGAAGCAACTCAGTGGGCGCCCAATCATCAACGGGTTACTCATCTGGTTCTAACTCTGGCGCGTCAATATCTTCCTTTGCCCGAGCCCCCGCTGCCACTTCGTTCTCTAACTCGGGAGGAGCTTCTAATTCATATTCCTCTGGATCCTCGCCTGGTGGCAACTTTAACTCAGCTGGGGGATCAAGCAGTTTTAACTCTGGAAGCCAATCCATTGCCTCAGCACCTGCCAGCAGCTCTTATGGGGCAGCAACTTCCACCAATTTCCAACCGTCACCAACTGCCTCAAACACCATTTCCAATAATGTTGGCAATACCGTAATTCAACAAGTTGCCGCTCCAGCTCTCCAACAATCCTCTGGGGCTGCCAACTCTTATTCCGCAGGATCTCAAGCCACAAGAAATGCAGTTCAGAATTCCAACTCTTATTCAGCTGGATCACAAGGAACAACAAACGCAGTCAAGAATGCCAACTCTTATTCTGCTGGATCACAAGGAACAACAAATGCAGTTCAGAACTCCAATTCATATTCCGCTGGATCGCAGGGATCAACAAACGCAGTTCAGAATACGAATTCTATCTCAACTGGGTCGCAAGGAGCATCAAATGCCGTTCAGAACTCCAATTCGTACTCAGCTGGATCGCAAGGAACAACTAATGCCGTTCAGAACACCAACTCTTATTCAGCTGGATCCCAGGGAACTGCATCCGCTTCTACTGGATCTACCGCCAATTCCAATGCCGGTAACACGAACGCCATCAATTCTTCTGCTGGCAGCTCTGTTCAGGCCAACAACAGCGGCTCAACGGCGAGCGTCAATGCCGAGCCCGCTCAATCTGCTCCAGATGGTTATGGCTTTCCCATTGGTGATGTCATTTCGGATTCGGGTTCCACTTCAGCAGCAGGATCTTCCACGGCAGCCCAAACTGGACAACCTTCGAGTTCTCAGGGCTCGGGCTCAACTGTGCTCATTAGCGCCAATCCTGGATCCACTGGTTCTGGAGAATCTGAATCTGCCACCGCTTCTGCACCTTCCTACTCCGGTTAA
- the LOC131883729 gene encoding kelch domain-containing protein 2-like, giving the protein MSRISANDCVHRRAGHVTWFYRDQLLVWGGFFERLDRKPLLPNSIPTNGNDFHTNAQIYAMDMDSLSWKWVTCTGDIPPRSFCSASCVVDHLIYVYGGYYGYEDDYYYEDGSGDQLFCLDLDTFRWRKLPRSAHHPLGVEKSSLVHCQDILYLYGGYGEAPKTNKFYPGEIRFDLDPAAEWSWQRGWFGNLWIFSLHTETWNWCNVKGNVPRPRAGHSLVVHGERAFVFGGRTSSGRSNELFALDLRLQSWCKISEGSTSMPEPRSAFSFCKYNSHQAFLYGGMGNLCTPLNDAWIFNFLNLTWTEVPLSYDHGQIRCYQGSVSTSESEVIIHSGLTQEYYLNRIQLDQHPQRTLLKFKLGVPKLSIISADHIIKAKLAFEDLPTELRVMLQKRRLNGDIDYGDIDQFDEEQFDRTTIHAGI; this is encoded by the exons ATGTCACGCATATCTGCAAATGATTGTGTCCATCGCCGAGCTGGCCATGTGACATGGTTTTACCGCGATCAATTGCTTGTCTGGGGAGGATTTTTTGAACGATTAGACAGGAAACCACTTCTTCCCAACTCGATTCCGACAAACGGAAATGACTTCCATACGAATGCACAAATCTATGCAATGGATATGGATAGTCTGTCTTGGAAGTGGGTGACCTGCACTGGAGACATTCCACCCCGGTCTTTCTGTAGCGCCAG TTGCGTCGTGGACCATTTGATCTATGTTTATGGAGGCTACTACGGGTATGAGGATGACTACTATTATGAGGACGGATCTGGAGATCAGTTATTCTGCTTGGATTTGGATACATTTCGTTGGAGGAAACTTCCGAGGAGTGCACATCATCCTCTAGGTGTGGAAAAATCGAGCCTTGTTCATTGTCAAGATATTCTGTATTTGTACGGAGGTTATGGAGAGGCTCCAAAAACCAATAAATTCTACCCAGGAGAAATTAGGTTTGACCTTGACCCTGCAGCGGAGTGGAGCTGGCAACGAGGTTGGTTTGGGAATCTTTGGATTTTTTCCCTGCACACGGAAACGTGGAATTGGTGCAATGTGAAAGGGAATGTTCCAAGGCCTCGAGCAG GCCATTCTTTGGTTGTACACGGCGAGAGAGCATTTGTTTTTGGAGGGCGCACGTCGTCCGGACGATCCAATGAACTCTTTGCACTGGATTTGAGACTCCAATCTTGGTGCAAAATTTCGGAAGGATCAACCTCAATGCCTGAACCTCGATCAGCTTTCTCCTTTTGCAAATACAATTCTCACCAAGCATTTCTGTACGGAGGCATGGGAAACCTTTGCACTCCGTTAAATGACGCTTGGATATTCAACTTTTTGAACCTGACTTGGACCGAGGTTCCCCTCTCCTACGATCATGGCCAAATCAGATGCTACCAAGGCAGTGTTAGCACTTCTGAGAGCGAGGTCATAATCCATTCCGGTCTAACACAAGAATACTACCTGAATCGAATCCAATTGGACCAACACCCACAAAGAAcccttttgaaatttaaattgGGAGTACCTAAACTGTCCATCATTTCCGCTGATCACATTATAAAGGCCAAACTGGCCTTCGAGGATCTCCCAACAGAGTTAAGAGTGATGCTCCAAAAGCGCCGTCTAAATGGCGACATTGACTACGGCGACATAGACCAATTTGACGAAGAACAGTTTGATCGAACCACAATTCATGCAGGCATATGA